A region from the Methylovorus glucosotrophus genome encodes:
- the hflC gene encoding protease modulator HflC yields the protein MKNLSTVLIGLIAALLLISLSAFTVDQREYALVFRLGEIVSVKKEPGLYFKMPFVENVRYFDKRILTLNWVEPDRFLTSEKKNVLVDSFVKWRIVDPAKYYVSVKGDELQAERRLSQTVNDGLRAEFGKRTIHDVVSGERGQIMEILRQRADRDAKEYGIQVLDVRLRRVDLPQEVSESVYQRMEAERKRVANELRSQGAGAAEKIRADADRQREVIIAEAFREAQRIKGEGDAKASEIYSQAYGKNPEFYAFYRSLDAYRNSFKSKNDVMVLEPDSDFFKYLRSPSPRK from the coding sequence ATGAAAAACTTAAGCACAGTGTTAATCGGTCTTATCGCAGCCTTGCTGTTGATCAGCCTCTCCGCGTTTACGGTAGATCAGCGTGAGTACGCGCTGGTATTCCGTCTGGGTGAAATCGTGTCGGTCAAAAAAGAGCCTGGTCTCTATTTCAAGATGCCCTTTGTTGAAAATGTACGGTACTTCGACAAGCGTATCCTGACCCTTAACTGGGTGGAGCCGGACCGCTTTCTGACCAGCGAAAAGAAGAATGTGCTCGTAGACTCTTTCGTCAAATGGCGCATTGTTGACCCTGCCAAATACTACGTATCGGTGAAAGGGGATGAGCTGCAGGCCGAGCGTCGTCTCTCGCAGACAGTGAATGATGGTTTGCGTGCCGAGTTTGGTAAACGCACGATACACGATGTTGTTTCCGGTGAGCGTGGGCAGATCATGGAAATCCTGCGTCAGCGTGCAGATCGCGATGCCAAGGAATACGGCATTCAGGTGCTGGATGTGCGTTTGCGCCGTGTAGACCTGCCTCAGGAAGTCAGCGAGTCTGTTTATCAGCGTATGGAAGCAGAACGTAAGCGCGTAGCTAACGAATTGCGCTCACAAGGTGCCGGGGCTGCCGAGAAAATCCGCGCCGATGCTGACCGTCAGCGTGAGGTCATCATTGCTGAGGCTTTCCGTGAGGCACAACGCATCAAGGGTGAAGGTGATGCCAAAGCTTCGGAAATCTACTCGCAGGCTTATGGCAAGAATCCGGAGTTCTATGCGTTTTACCGCAGCCTGGATGCCTACCGCAATAGCTTCAAGAGCAAGAACGATGTCATGGTCCTGGAACCAGACTCTGACTTCTTCAAGTACCTGCGCAGTCCTTCTCCCCGGAAATAA
- a CDS encoding (5-formylfuran-3-yl)methyl phosphate synthase, protein MSRLLASVNSLQETELVLSLADIIDLKNPAMGALGALPIEVIEQIVRYVDGRKPISATIGDLVMEPKPVLAAIQAVAATGVDIVKVGMFAGEQLACIEAIKPIARSGTKVVAVLFADSQQTFLPLEVFAEAGFYGVMQDTAIKNGSSLLDHQDLPELRAFVQEARANDLICGLAGSLRVSDIETLAALKPDYLGFRSALCQNGNRTTTISATSAAAVQEMLFNCNMALKGALAV, encoded by the coding sequence ATGAGCCGGTTGTTGGCTAGCGTCAATAGTTTGCAAGAGACCGAATTGGTTTTATCTCTCGCCGACATTATTGATCTGAAAAACCCTGCGATGGGGGCGCTAGGGGCGTTACCCATTGAAGTGATTGAACAAATTGTCCGCTATGTTGATGGTCGAAAACCCATCAGTGCCACGATTGGTGATCTGGTTATGGAACCAAAACCAGTGCTTGCTGCCATACAGGCGGTCGCCGCCACTGGCGTGGATATTGTGAAGGTTGGCATGTTCGCAGGCGAGCAGTTGGCATGTATTGAAGCAATAAAGCCAATTGCCAGATCGGGAACCAAAGTGGTCGCCGTGTTATTTGCTGACAGCCAGCAAACGTTTCTGCCTCTGGAGGTATTTGCTGAGGCCGGGTTTTATGGCGTGATGCAGGATACTGCTATCAAGAATGGTTCCAGCCTTCTGGATCATCAGGACCTGCCTGAATTGCGCGCGTTTGTGCAAGAGGCCAGGGCAAATGATCTGATCTGCGGGTTGGCAGGTTCTTTAAGGGTGTCTGATATTGAAACTCTGGCAGCCTTGAAGCCTGACTACCTTGGTTTCAGAAGTGCGTTATGTCAGAACGGAAATCGCACCACGACAATATCTGCGACAAGTGCAGCTGCCGTTCAAGAGATGTTGTTTAATTGCAACATGGCCTTGAAAGGCGCGCTGGCTGTGTAG
- a CDS encoding HAD family hydrolase has protein sequence MADVILFDLDGTLVDTAPDLAYALNLQRERHGLPALPLDDIRPFASHGSRGLLHKGFGITMEDPEFDAMRAEYLALYDEVFARSPVLFSGMAEVLAHIENQGLQWGVVTNKPRRFTEPMMQVMGLSSRAACVVSGDDAARAKPYPDTLLLACEQMTVKPQQCLYIGDAERDIEAGRTAGMKTVLAMYGYLDEQDQPEQWGADATIDKPLDLIALIN, from the coding sequence GTGGCTGACGTTATCCTGTTTGATCTCGACGGTACCCTGGTGGATACCGCACCAGACCTTGCTTATGCGCTTAACCTGCAACGGGAGCGGCACGGCCTGCCGGCTTTGCCGCTGGATGACATCCGTCCGTTTGCTTCGCACGGCAGTCGGGGCCTCTTGCACAAAGGCTTTGGTATCACCATGGAAGATCCTGAATTCGACGCCATGCGTGCTGAATATCTGGCGCTTTATGATGAGGTTTTTGCGCGGTCGCCGGTACTTTTTTCTGGCATGGCAGAAGTGCTGGCCCATATAGAAAACCAGGGCTTGCAATGGGGCGTGGTCACCAACAAGCCCAGACGGTTCACCGAGCCCATGATGCAGGTCATGGGCTTGAGCAGCCGTGCCGCCTGTGTCGTTAGCGGGGATGATGCCGCCCGAGCCAAGCCATATCCCGATACCTTGTTGCTGGCTTGTGAGCAGATGACAGTCAAGCCGCAGCAGTGTCTTTATATTGGTGACGCCGAGCGAGATATTGAAGCCGGACGCACTGCGGGCATGAAAACCGTGCTGGCAATGTATGGTTATCTCGATGAGCAGGATCAACCCGAGCAGTGGGGCGCGGATGCAACCATTGATAAACCGCTGGATTTGATTGCATTAATCAACTGA
- a CDS encoding DUF6513 domain-containing protein produces MAERLLFLTGKLAEKSLHKVLEAMQPTDFKYRVAQIGVSVAALMTPELIVRRLPDAGDADRMLIPGLCRGDLRILEDKYGIPVERGPEDLKDLPQFFGHGGKAPDLSQHAVRIFAEIVEAPQLTVEGIVARAAYFRDQGADVIDLGCLPNTPFPHLADAIQALKSQGFSVSVDSLNHDDLLLAGKAGADYLLSLTEHSLWIADEVGSTPVLIPAKSGSLPSLYRAVEGMLKKGRPFIADAILDPIPFGLTDSIVRYQRLRKKYPNIDIMMGVGNLTELTDADTTGINAILFGIITELNINAVLATSVSPHATNAVAEADIARRIMYAAREDRRLPRDYSNGLLGLHDRRPFGYTADEIAELAAQIKDPSFRIQVSEEGMHIYNRDGLFTATDPFALYPDLKVDDDASHAFYLGVELARAQIAWQLKKRYSQDEELEWGVNTVQKAPEARVAHRDASLKEKRSKDKS; encoded by the coding sequence ATGGCTGAGAGACTCCTCTTCCTGACCGGCAAGCTGGCTGAAAAAAGCCTGCACAAAGTGCTGGAAGCCATGCAGCCTACCGATTTCAAATACCGTGTCGCGCAGATTGGCGTTTCGGTCGCCGCATTGATGACCCCTGAGCTTATCGTGCGTCGCCTGCCGGATGCAGGGGATGCTGACCGGATGCTGATCCCTGGCTTGTGTCGCGGTGATCTGCGCATTCTGGAAGATAAATACGGCATTCCTGTGGAGCGCGGCCCGGAAGACCTCAAAGACTTGCCTCAGTTTTTTGGCCACGGCGGGAAAGCCCCTGATCTCTCACAGCATGCCGTGCGCATTTTTGCCGAGATTGTGGAAGCGCCTCAGTTGACCGTGGAGGGCATTGTGGCGCGCGCTGCTTATTTTCGCGATCAGGGCGCCGATGTCATTGATCTTGGCTGCCTGCCCAATACGCCTTTCCCGCATCTGGCAGATGCCATACAGGCACTCAAGTCCCAGGGATTTTCTGTCAGCGTTGACTCATTGAATCATGATGATTTGCTGTTGGCAGGCAAGGCGGGTGCGGATTATCTGTTAAGCCTGACCGAGCATAGCTTGTGGATTGCCGATGAAGTGGGCTCTACCCCGGTGCTGATCCCCGCCAAGTCTGGCAGTTTGCCGTCGCTTTACCGGGCGGTAGAGGGCATGCTGAAAAAAGGTCGGCCCTTCATTGCTGATGCCATTCTCGACCCCATTCCGTTTGGCCTTACAGATTCCATTGTCCGCTATCAGCGCCTGCGCAAAAAATATCCCAACATCGACATCATGATGGGGGTAGGAAATCTGACGGAACTGACGGATGCAGACACCACAGGCATCAATGCCATCCTGTTTGGCATTATTACCGAGCTGAATATCAATGCCGTACTGGCTACTTCGGTTAGTCCACACGCCACAAACGCCGTGGCTGAAGCCGATATCGCGCGCCGTATCATGTACGCTGCGCGCGAGGACAGGCGCTTGCCCCGGGACTACAGCAATGGCTTGCTGGGTTTGCATGATCGCCGTCCGTTTGGTTACACGGCTGACGAAATCGCGGAGTTGGCCGCGCAAATCAAGGATCCGAGCTTTCGCATTCAGGTGAGTGAAGAGGGCATGCACATCTACAACCGTGATGGCTTGTTCACCGCTACTGATCCTTTTGCGCTGTATCCTGATCTGAAAGTCGATGACGACGCTTCCCATGCGTTTTATCTAGGCGTAGAGCTTGCCCGGGCGCAAATTGCCTGGCAGCTCAAAAAACGTTACAGCCAGGACGAAGAGCTGGAGTGGGGCGTCAATACGGTGCAAAAAGCCCCGGAAGCCAGAGTGGCGCACCGCGATGCCTCTCTGAAGGAAAAGCGTAGCAAGGACAAATCCTGA
- a CDS encoding ATP phosphoribosyltransferase regulatory subunit, with translation MRNWLLPEYIEDVLPAEAARMEHLRRQLLDLFAVHGYQFVIPPLLEYLESLITGVGHDLDLATFKVVDQLTGRLMGVRADTTPQAARIDAHMLNNQGVSRLCYAGSVLRTTPSGLAQTREPLQLGAELFGHAGVESDIEVQRLMVKALKLAGVTQLHLDFSHVGIFRHLVRQAGVNSELEQALYAALQSKDQAEVRNLTAGLDATTSAALCVLTELNGGADVLERAAQVLPATSAIAAALADLRQVAQQLQDLDVNVCFDLAELRGYHYHSGMVFAAYAQGYAGPLALGGRYDEVGSAFGRARPATGFSLDLRGLVTALPPAGIAQAIFAPYDHDPALTAKVDALRAEGQIVIQELPGHESHRNELQCDRQLVKQGDHWEVQAMPS, from the coding sequence ATGCGTAACTGGCTTTTACCAGAATACATAGAAGATGTGCTGCCTGCAGAAGCAGCGCGCATGGAGCATTTGCGTCGGCAATTGCTGGATCTGTTTGCCGTGCACGGTTACCAGTTTGTGATTCCTCCTTTGCTGGAATATCTGGAGTCGCTGATTACCGGCGTAGGGCATGATCTGGATCTTGCGACCTTCAAGGTCGTGGATCAGCTGACCGGGCGCCTGATGGGTGTGCGTGCCGATACCACGCCGCAAGCAGCGCGCATTGATGCACACATGCTGAATAATCAGGGTGTGTCGCGCCTGTGCTACGCCGGCAGTGTGCTACGTACTACCCCCAGCGGCCTGGCCCAAACCCGGGAGCCTTTGCAGCTGGGCGCCGAGCTGTTTGGTCACGCCGGGGTGGAAAGCGATATTGAAGTGCAACGCCTGATGGTGAAAGCCTTGAAGCTGGCTGGCGTGACGCAGTTGCACCTGGACTTCAGCCATGTGGGTATTTTCCGGCACCTGGTGCGACAGGCAGGCGTTAATTCCGAGCTTGAGCAGGCCTTGTATGCGGCCTTGCAGAGCAAGGATCAGGCAGAGGTGCGAAATCTGACAGCGGGCCTTGACGCTACAACTTCTGCCGCCCTGTGCGTGCTGACTGAGCTGAATGGTGGCGCAGACGTTCTGGAACGTGCTGCGCAGGTCTTGCCAGCGACATCCGCGATTGCAGCGGCGCTGGCCGATTTGCGACAGGTTGCTCAGCAATTGCAGGATCTGGACGTCAATGTCTGCTTTGATCTTGCCGAATTACGCGGCTATCACTATCACAGTGGCATGGTCTTCGCGGCCTATGCCCAGGGCTACGCTGGCCCATTGGCGCTGGGTGGTCGTTATGATGAAGTAGGCTCTGCCTTTGGCCGCGCTCGGCCTGCCACCGGCTTCAGTCTGGATCTGCGTGGTCTGGTCACGGCATTGCCACCCGCTGGAATCGCACAGGCCATTTTTGCACCGTACGATCATGATCCTGCGCTTACTGCAAAAGTGGATGCCTTGCGCGCAGAAGGGCAGATCGTCATCCAGGAGTTGCCTGGACACGAGTCTCATCGAAATGAATTGCAATGTGACCGTCAGCTGGTAAAGCAGGGCGATCACTGGGAAGTGCAGGCCATGCCGTCTTGA
- a CDS encoding DUF2065 domain-containing protein codes for MNSTLLTALGLMLVLEGVLPLLAPQAWRDTFKRMVELKDGQLRFVGLVSMSVGLLLLLFFKN; via the coding sequence TTGAACTCAACCTTGTTAACTGCGCTGGGCCTCATGCTGGTGCTGGAAGGGGTTCTGCCCCTGCTGGCCCCGCAAGCCTGGCGCGATACCTTCAAGCGCATGGTGGAGTTGAAAGACGGCCAGCTACGGTTTGTTGGCCTTGTCTCCATGAGTGTCGGCCTGTTGCTGTTGTTGTTTTTCAAGAATTAA
- a CDS encoding OmpA family protein, producing the protein MKKNLISIAVAGVLGLAALHASAEEAYQGSWYALPGINVMNADNDLKAENSSVGGFLKFGKELSEHWDVQVGLSHNRADEDSKQFTGGKYKQTLLGVDALYLFSREKFRPFLLAGLGAARNNVDYKPSSAGYDDSNTSWMANAGLGFQYLFTDRLGFQADLRHVWSRAEVQGDKETVGNNYLNLGLIWKFGAPEKVAAVEPTPVAAPEPAPAPAPVAAEPEPVGPAPAAFDKVTLQSEVLFGFDKDNLKEEGKKVLNADVVEKMKAHPEVELVLITGHTDRIGDEAYNQKLSERRANAVKKYLVSQGIEASRLHAVGKGEAEPVVDCQGVRGKKAIACLQPNRRVVVEIEVQRAGN; encoded by the coding sequence ATGAAGAAAAATCTGATCAGCATTGCAGTTGCTGGCGTTTTGGGTCTTGCTGCATTGCATGCTAGCGCAGAAGAAGCTTATCAAGGTTCTTGGTACGCTCTGCCAGGTATCAACGTCATGAACGCGGACAACGACCTGAAGGCTGAGAATTCCAGCGTAGGTGGGTTCCTGAAATTCGGTAAAGAGCTGAGCGAGCACTGGGATGTGCAAGTTGGCCTGAGCCATAACCGTGCTGATGAAGACTCCAAGCAGTTTACAGGTGGCAAGTACAAGCAAACCCTGCTGGGTGTTGATGCTCTGTACCTGTTCAGCCGCGAAAAATTCCGTCCATTCCTGCTTGCTGGTCTGGGCGCTGCACGTAACAACGTTGACTACAAGCCTAGTTCCGCTGGTTACGATGACAGCAACACCTCCTGGATGGCCAATGCCGGTCTGGGTTTCCAATACCTGTTTACCGATCGTCTGGGCTTCCAAGCTGACCTGCGTCACGTTTGGAGCCGTGCTGAAGTTCAAGGCGACAAGGAAACCGTTGGCAACAACTACCTGAACCTGGGGCTGATCTGGAAATTTGGCGCTCCTGAAAAGGTAGCTGCTGTTGAGCCAACTCCAGTGGCTGCTCCAGAGCCAGCTCCTGCTCCAGCACCTGTTGCTGCTGAGCCAGAGCCAGTTGGTCCAGCTCCAGCTGCTTTCGACAAGGTGACTCTGCAATCTGAAGTGCTATTCGGCTTCGACAAGGACAACCTGAAAGAAGAAGGCAAGAAGGTTCTGAACGCTGACGTGGTTGAAAAGATGAAGGCTCATCCTGAAGTTGAGCTGGTGCTGATCACTGGTCACACTGACCGTATCGGTGATGAAGCATACAACCAGAAGCTGTCTGAGCGTCGTGCCAATGCAGTTAAGAAATACCTGGTAAGCCAAGGCATTGAAGCTAGCCGTCTGCACGCAGTAGGCAAGGGCGAAGCTGAGCCAGTGGTTGATTGCCAAGGCGTACGTGGCAAGAAGGCAATTGCTTGCTTGCAACCTAACCGCCGTGTTGTGGTAGAAATCGAAGTACAACGCGCAGGTAACTAA
- a CDS encoding TRZ/ATZ family hydrolase, producing MNTTEVALAIEARWVIPVIPQGVVLEHTTVLINDDGSIHAILPTAEARATFQATRVVRLEHHALMPGLINLHTHAAMTLMRGMADDLPLMDWLQHHIWPAERAAVTPRFVRDGTLLASAEMLAGGVTCFNDMYFYPDAAAEAVVQAGIRAHLGLVVMDFPSAYATDADDYLLKGLEARDGWRGTSRITSSLAPHAPYTMSDRSFEKVMTYAEQLGLGIHTHLHETRTELEQSVAQYGIRPIQRMADLGILGPGLVAAHAVHLDEAERALLKEFGCHIAHCPASNLKLGSGIANVPAMLETGINVGLGTDGAASNNRLDMFAEMRLAALLAKGASEDAAVVPATTALEMATINGARALGLDDKIGSIEPGKLADLVAIDMDSAICNPCFDPVSHLVYVAGREHVTHTWVAGELCYQEGIYAHVEPAELKEITTQWYPKLSPFRV from the coding sequence ATGAATACAACTGAAGTAGCGCTGGCAATAGAGGCACGGTGGGTTATACCCGTCATTCCACAAGGCGTGGTGCTCGAGCACACCACGGTCCTGATTAATGATGACGGTAGTATCCATGCTATCTTGCCAACCGCAGAAGCCAGAGCGACCTTTCAAGCTACCCGAGTGGTCCGGCTGGAACACCATGCGCTGATGCCTGGTTTGATCAATCTGCATACACACGCTGCCATGACCCTGATGCGTGGCATGGCGGATGATTTGCCCCTGATGGATTGGTTGCAACATCACATTTGGCCCGCAGAGCGCGCCGCTGTTACCCCGCGCTTTGTCAGAGATGGGACCTTGCTGGCGAGTGCTGAAATGCTGGCAGGTGGCGTTACCTGTTTCAATGATATGTATTTTTATCCGGATGCGGCGGCAGAGGCGGTTGTTCAGGCTGGCATACGTGCGCATCTCGGACTGGTGGTGATGGATTTTCCATCGGCTTACGCTACGGATGCCGATGATTATCTGCTGAAAGGCCTGGAAGCGCGGGATGGCTGGCGTGGAACTTCACGCATTACCAGCAGCCTTGCGCCCCATGCGCCTTACACCATGAGTGACCGCAGCTTTGAGAAAGTGATGACCTATGCCGAGCAGTTGGGGCTGGGAATCCATACCCATCTGCATGAAACGCGTACCGAGCTTGAGCAGAGCGTTGCGCAATACGGCATCAGGCCCATACAGCGCATGGCAGATCTCGGTATACTGGGCCCCGGCCTGGTAGCTGCCCATGCCGTCCATCTGGATGAGGCGGAGCGCGCTCTGCTGAAGGAGTTCGGCTGCCATATAGCCCATTGCCCTGCATCCAATCTGAAACTGGGTAGTGGGATTGCCAATGTTCCTGCCATGCTTGAGACTGGCATTAATGTTGGCCTGGGGACGGACGGCGCCGCCAGCAATAACCGCTTGGACATGTTTGCAGAAATGCGCCTGGCAGCATTACTGGCGAAAGGGGCGAGTGAGGATGCGGCTGTTGTACCTGCCACTACCGCCCTGGAAATGGCCACGATAAATGGCGCGCGCGCATTGGGGCTTGACGATAAAATCGGCTCTATCGAGCCAGGTAAACTGGCTGACCTGGTGGCGATTGATATGGATAGCGCCATTTGCAATCCATGTTTTGATCCCGTTTCCCATCTGGTTTACGTGGCCGGGCGCGAGCACGTGACGCATACCTGGGTAGCTGGCGAACTCTGCTATCAGGAAGGTATCTATGCCCATGTTGAACCTGCAGAATTAAAGGAAATTACGACACAATGGTATCCAAAACTCAGTCCATTCCGGGTGTGA
- a CDS encoding DUF447 domain-containing protein yields MIHETIVISTDAQGLPHIAPFGVRERDGFVLIAPFRPSTSLDNLLARRTAVLNLTDDVRVFAGALSGRREWPVRKATQVEGYVLEAALSHRELVLEEVVEDAERPLLYFRVVHEEVHAAFRGFNRAQAAVVELAVLVSRLHMLPLEKIEAEMQYLKIAIEKTAGPREHEAWQWLVERVAQHLAAAESKEPQ; encoded by the coding sequence ATGATCCATGAAACCATCGTCATCAGCACCGACGCCCAGGGCCTTCCGCATATTGCGCCTTTTGGCGTGAGGGAGCGGGACGGTTTTGTTCTGATCGCGCCTTTTCGTCCATCAACCAGTCTCGACAATCTGCTCGCCCGTCGCACGGCTGTCTTAAACTTGACCGATGATGTGCGTGTGTTTGCTGGCGCGCTGAGTGGTCGTCGCGAATGGCCGGTAAGAAAGGCCACTCAGGTTGAAGGTTATGTGCTGGAAGCTGCGCTGTCTCACCGGGAGTTGGTGCTGGAAGAAGTGGTGGAAGACGCCGAGCGCCCATTGCTTTATTTTCGAGTGGTGCATGAAGAAGTACATGCTGCATTTCGTGGGTTTAACCGAGCCCAGGCGGCAGTGGTTGAACTCGCGGTGCTGGTCAGTCGACTGCACATGCTGCCGCTGGAAAAAATCGAAGCCGAAATGCAGTATCTGAAAATCGCCATTGAAAAAACGGCGGGTCCGCGTGAGCATGAGGCCTGGCAATGGCTGGTAGAACGTGTGGCCCAGCATCTGGCCGCTGCTGAGTCAAAGGAGCCGCAATGA
- a CDS encoding adenylosuccinate synthase yields the protein MNKNVVVIGTQWGDEGKGKIVDWLTDHAQGVVRFQGGHNAGHTLVIGQGAAQREYKLNLVPSGIVREGIKCYIGNGVVLDVAHLLEEIKGLESVGVEVRNRLMVSPGCPLIMGYHVAMDKAREAARNIKIGTTGKGIGPTYEDKVARRALRVYDLFYPERFAEKLREVMEYHNFVLTKYLGVAAVDYQSELDQALSRVDQLSPMVGDVSAALYAANQAGDKLLFEGAQGTLLDIDHGTYPYVTSSNCVAGQAAAGTGVGPQVLDYVLGITKAYCTRVGGGPFPSELDIETLDTPGFQMSDKGREIGTVTKRKRRCGWFDAAALRRSARINGLTGLCITKLDVLDGIPELEICTGYKLDGKVIDLLPVGADDLARCEPIYERMPGWTENTFGINTWEGLPLNARNYLKRLETLCEVPVAIVSTGPERDQTIVLRHPFGG from the coding sequence ATGAACAAGAATGTAGTCGTTATTGGTACCCAGTGGGGCGACGAAGGCAAGGGCAAGATTGTGGATTGGTTGACCGATCACGCCCAGGGTGTGGTGCGCTTTCAGGGCGGTCACAATGCCGGGCATACCCTGGTGATCGGGCAGGGCGCCGCACAACGTGAATACAAGCTGAATCTGGTGCCCTCTGGCATCGTGCGTGAAGGCATCAAATGTTACATCGGCAATGGCGTGGTGCTGGATGTTGCCCACTTGCTTGAGGAAATCAAGGGTCTGGAATCGGTGGGCGTGGAAGTCCGCAACCGTCTGATGGTCAGCCCAGGCTGCCCGCTGATCATGGGCTATCACGTGGCGATGGATAAAGCGCGCGAAGCTGCGCGAAACATCAAGATCGGTACAACGGGCAAGGGTATTGGTCCTACTTACGAAGACAAGGTGGCACGTCGTGCGCTGCGCGTTTACGACTTGTTCTATCCAGAGCGTTTTGCCGAAAAGCTGCGCGAAGTGATGGAGTATCACAACTTTGTGCTGACCAAATACCTGGGCGTAGCTGCCGTGGATTACCAGTCTGAGCTGGATCAGGCATTAAGCCGCGTTGATCAACTGAGCCCGATGGTGGGCGATGTATCCGCTGCCTTGTATGCGGCCAATCAGGCAGGTGACAAGCTCTTGTTCGAAGGCGCACAAGGTACCTTGCTGGATATTGATCATGGTACATATCCGTACGTAACTTCCTCCAACTGCGTGGCTGGTCAGGCCGCCGCTGGTACCGGTGTCGGTCCTCAGGTGCTTGATTATGTGCTGGGGATTACCAAGGCCTACTGTACGCGCGTTGGTGGCGGGCCATTCCCCAGCGAGCTGGATATTGAAACGCTGGATACCCCAGGCTTCCAGATGTCGGACAAAGGCCGCGAAATCGGTACCGTCACCAAGCGCAAGCGTCGTTGTGGCTGGTTTGATGCAGCAGCCTTGCGCCGCTCTGCCCGTATCAATGGCCTGACGGGTTTGTGCATTACCAAGCTGGATGTGCTGGATGGTATTCCTGAACTGGAGATCTGCACCGGCTACAAGCTGGATGGCAAGGTGATTGATCTTCTGCCGGTGGGTGCGGATGATCTTGCGCGCTGCGAGCCCATCTATGAGCGCATGCCCGGCTGGACTGAAAACACATTTGGTATTAACACCTGGGAAGGGTTGCCGCTCAATGCGCGCAACTACTTGAAGCGCCTGGAAACCCTGTGCGAAGTGCCGGTGGCTATCGTATCCACCGGCCCCGAGCGCGATCAGACCATTGTCTTGCGCCATCCTTTCGGAGGCTAG
- the ubiG gene encoding bifunctional 2-polyprenyl-6-hydroxyphenol methylase/3-demethylubiquinol 3-O-methyltransferase UbiG produces MVSKTQSIPGVNVDPAELQKFATLAHRWWDPNSEFKPLHDINPLRLQLIDELAGLQGKRVVDVGCGGGILSESMSARGADVTGIDLGEKALKVAELHRLESGASVNYRLIEVEALAQEQPGSFDVVTCMEMLEHVPDPAAVVRACATLVKPGGHVFFSTLNRNPKSYLFAVIGAEYVLNMLPKGTHEYAKFIKPSELAEWAREAGLTVSGMRGMSYNPLRKHYSLGTDVSVNYIMHTVK; encoded by the coding sequence ATGGTATCCAAAACTCAGTCCATTCCGGGTGTGAATGTAGACCCTGCAGAACTGCAGAAATTTGCCACGCTGGCTCACCGCTGGTGGGATCCCAACAGCGAATTCAAGCCCTTGCATGACATCAACCCCCTGCGCTTGCAACTGATAGACGAGCTTGCCGGTTTGCAGGGTAAACGCGTGGTGGATGTTGGTTGCGGAGGTGGCATTCTCTCCGAATCCATGAGCGCGCGCGGCGCAGATGTCACCGGTATTGACCTTGGCGAGAAGGCGTTAAAAGTCGCGGAATTACATCGCCTTGAAAGCGGTGCAAGCGTGAATTATCGCCTGATCGAAGTCGAAGCGCTTGCCCAGGAGCAGCCTGGGTCATTCGACGTTGTCACCTGCATGGAAATGCTGGAGCACGTGCCTGACCCTGCGGCCGTAGTGCGTGCATGCGCGACCCTGGTAAAGCCAGGCGGACATGTCTTTTTTTCCACGCTGAATCGCAATCCTAAATCGTATCTGTTTGCCGTTATCGGAGCCGAATACGTGCTGAACATGTTGCCCAAGGGCACTCATGAGTACGCCAAATTCATCAAGCCATCCGAGCTGGCAGAGTGGGCGAGGGAGGCTGGATTAACGGTTAGCGGCATGCGCGGGATGAGCTACAACCCGCTGCGCAAGCATTACTCGCTGGGAACGGATGTTTCAGTCAATTACATCATGCATACGGTGAAGTAA
- a CDS encoding flavoprotein, whose protein sequence is MKPIHEQRLAWAITGSGHYLRECIDILNTLDQVDLFLSKAAAEILKQYGYEHNVGRVYQDKTASSVPVELFYHGAYHTVVVAPATSNTVAKMVYGISDNLVTNIFAQAGKCRVPSIVFACDTAPELESEAPREHMVKVYPRRIDLENMEKLKTFDDTTVAGDIPQLQAAIQTRLAWLRDSSS, encoded by the coding sequence TTGAAACCCATTCACGAGCAGCGCCTGGCGTGGGCCATTACCGGTTCCGGGCATTATCTGCGCGAGTGCATTGATATCCTCAATACGCTGGATCAGGTGGATTTGTTCCTGAGCAAGGCGGCAGCAGAGATATTGAAGCAATACGGTTACGAGCATAATGTGGGGCGTGTGTATCAGGATAAAACGGCCAGCTCGGTGCCGGTCGAACTGTTCTACCATGGCGCATACCACACGGTCGTTGTTGCGCCGGCGACTTCCAACACCGTGGCGAAAATGGTGTATGGCATTTCGGATAATCTGGTCACCAATATTTTCGCGCAGGCGGGCAAGTGCCGGGTGCCAAGTATTGTGTTTGCCTGCGATACTGCGCCGGAGCTGGAGTCTGAAGCCCCGCGTGAGCATATGGTCAAGGTGTATCCACGCCGTATCGACCTCGAAAACATGGAAAAGCTGAAGACCTTTGACGACACCACAGTGGCGGGCGATATTCCCCAGTTGCAAGCAGCAATCCAGACGCGGTTGGCATGGCTGAGAGACTCCTCTTCCTGA